One Halomonas sp. THAF5a genomic region harbors:
- a CDS encoding cation:proton antiporter — protein sequence MTEIAEHAQAWLPVSPSAGALILLGVILSSSIFADAVARRTRLPRISLLVLVGVGVAVVQQGVLGAPEPRPLDGLAEPLIQVALVMVAFLLGGELTRERLQSIGPLLLILSLSVIGVGALAVGVGLLALGFPLVVAVSLAAISVATDPAAVQETVHDSGDSRLRARLLLGIVAIDDGWGIVVFGLAMAGLGWGLSGSGERALLEAGWELGGALLLGAAVGLPAAWLTGRLRPGEPTQVEALALILLLAGLSSWLVVSSLLAAMITGALIANLSPHHTRSFNEIEHIEWPFLVFFFVLSGASVDLYHLDDAVGLTLAYILLRLLGRYLGGRLGVRLARERQAELPPNIGLALTPQAGVAMGMALLAAEQFPAHGTLLLSAVVGSTVVFEILGPLLVRRVLT from the coding sequence GTGACGGAGATCGCAGAGCACGCGCAGGCCTGGCTGCCGGTGTCGCCCAGCGCGGGGGCGCTGATCCTGCTGGGGGTGATCCTTTCCTCGAGCATCTTCGCCGACGCCGTGGCGCGGCGTACCCGGCTGCCGCGCATCTCACTGCTGGTGCTGGTCGGCGTGGGCGTGGCCGTCGTCCAGCAGGGGGTCCTCGGGGCGCCGGAGCCTCGCCCCCTGGACGGGCTCGCTGAGCCGCTGATCCAGGTGGCGCTGGTGATGGTAGCCTTCTTGCTCGGCGGCGAGCTGACCCGCGAGCGCCTGCAGAGCATCGGGCCGCTGCTGCTGATCCTCTCGCTCTCGGTGATCGGGGTGGGGGCCCTCGCCGTGGGCGTCGGCCTGCTGGCGCTGGGCTTCCCGCTGGTGGTGGCGGTCTCGCTGGCGGCGATCTCGGTGGCCACCGACCCGGCCGCCGTCCAGGAGACGGTGCACGACAGCGGCGACAGCCGGCTGCGCGCCCGGCTGCTGCTGGGCATCGTGGCCATCGACGACGGCTGGGGCATCGTGGTCTTCGGCCTGGCCATGGCGGGGCTGGGGTGGGGGCTCTCGGGCAGCGGCGAGCGGGCCCTGCTGGAGGCCGGCTGGGAGCTGGGCGGCGCGCTCCTGCTCGGTGCCGCGGTGGGCCTGCCCGCCGCCTGGCTGACCGGGCGGCTGCGGCCCGGCGAGCCGACCCAGGTCGAGGCGCTGGCGCTGATCCTGCTGCTGGCCGGGCTCTCGTCCTGGCTCGTGGTCTCGTCGCTGCTGGCGGCGATGATCACCGGGGCGCTGATCGCCAACCTCTCCCCCCACCACACCCGCTCCTTCAACGAGATCGAGCATATCGAGTGGCCTTTCCTGGTCTTCTTCTTCGTGCTCTCCGGGGCCAGCGTCGATCTCTACCACCTGGACGACGCCGTCGGCCTGACCCTGGCCTATATCCTGCTGCGCCTGCTGGGACGCTACCTGGGCGGCCGGCTGGGAGTGCGCCTGGCGCGGGAGCGCCAGGCGGAACTGCCGCCCAACATCGGCCTGGCCCTGACGCCCCAGGCCGGGGTGGCGATGGGCATGGCGCTGCTCGCCGCCGAGCAGTTCCCCGCCCACGGCACCCTGCTGCTCTCCGCGGTGGTGGGCTCGACGGTGGTCTTCGAGATCCTCGGGCCCCTGCTGGTGCGGCGCGTACTGACATGA